A genome region from Blautia coccoides includes the following:
- a CDS encoding KAP family P-loop NTPase fold protein, translating to MWTDNASKIDMLFYKPYAEIVSEIAIETDIDPLTIGILGLWGAGKSTLLNLIKQRYEGQDGIICVMINAWMFESYEDAKSAIMEALLRELEERIPAEETKKKFRTLLKKIDYFKLGTKVVSSAAPVVASIASGTPLPLLFSVPQNAKEIGSVIKNISDSVQNIKDEYIKDDSTTADSVVNNVRKFKDEFQEAINTDKIKRVVVLIDDLDRCQPDRIIETLEVIKLFLSVNKTTFIIAADENVIQYAIKKKYPKVDNFDVELDQEYIEKMIQLPVHIPELSSKDIQNYLLLLVMQKYMKTDSFDMLIKKIEEKKLMIGESAIDYEQIKEIINSESDIYIGGMKNECDEVAKVILQIRSIVAHTLKGNPRQAKRFLNTFITKRQLSKLYYGDELDMGVMAKLLALHKLNPDLFDKLNEWNANFDTENEQFKRMRQSLNDDNPDSEFAKWHKPRIKDWVECPPVELEKKNLNKYFYLTREILKKQDDIESDLSEESRKLLERIGRFNPGLADGIMRDMKELRSSDLEDVMKVLIKKIESGDIESNVYSLLFVNFSDYRGEIIEAIKRAAKPLEAGDLPSFKAMYSEDKDAIENLLNELKNVKQEIKDRIMKTGD from the coding sequence ATGTGGACAGATAATGCATCAAAAATAGATATGTTGTTTTATAAACCATATGCTGAGATTGTTTCTGAAATTGCTATAGAAACAGATATAGACCCATTGACTATAGGCATATTAGGATTATGGGGAGCAGGCAAATCGACATTACTTAATCTGATCAAACAGCGTTATGAAGGACAAGATGGAATTATATGTGTAATGATTAATGCATGGATGTTTGAAAGTTATGAAGATGCAAAGTCTGCAATCATGGAAGCTCTATTAAGAGAACTGGAAGAGCGAATACCGGCAGAAGAGACAAAAAAGAAGTTTAGGACTTTACTGAAAAAGATTGACTATTTTAAATTGGGAACAAAAGTTGTATCTTCTGCGGCACCTGTAGTAGCAAGCATTGCTTCTGGGACACCATTGCCTTTGCTGTTTAGTGTTCCTCAAAATGCTAAAGAGATAGGAAGTGTCATAAAAAATATATCTGATTCAGTTCAAAATATTAAAGATGAGTACATTAAGGATGATAGCACTACTGCGGATAGTGTAGTAAACAACGTAAGGAAATTTAAAGATGAATTTCAAGAGGCAATAAACACAGACAAAATAAAAAGGGTTGTCGTATTAATTGATGATTTGGATAGATGTCAACCAGATCGAATTATAGAAACGTTGGAGGTAATCAAATTATTTTTGTCTGTAAATAAAACTACTTTTATTATAGCTGCAGATGAAAACGTAATACAGTATGCAATAAAGAAAAAATATCCCAAAGTGGATAATTTTGATGTTGAATTAGATCAAGAATATATTGAAAAAATGATACAACTTCCGGTACACATACCTGAGTTATCTTCTAAAGATATTCAAAACTATTTATTATTATTAGTAATGCAGAAATATATGAAAACAGATAGTTTTGATATGTTGATTAAAAAAATAGAAGAGAAGAAGTTGATGATAGGGGAAAGTGCGATTGATTATGAGCAAATAAAAGAGATTATAAATAGTGAATCCGACATTTATATAGGTGGAATGAAAAATGAATGCGATGAGGTCGCAAAAGTAATTCTTCAGATTCGTTCTATTGTTGCCCATACGCTTAAAGGGAATCCACGGCAAGCAAAAAGATTTCTTAATACGTTTATTACAAAGAGACAGTTATCAAAGTTATATTATGGTGATGAGCTTGATATGGGAGTTATGGCAAAATTGCTTGCCTTGCACAAATTAAATCCAGATTTATTTGATAAATTAAATGAGTGGAATGCAAATTTTGATACGGAAAATGAACAGTTTAAACGTATGAGGCAGAGCCTGAATGATGATAATCCGGATTCAGAATTTGCAAAGTGGCATAAACCACGAATTAAAGATTGGGTAGAGTGTCCCCCGGTTGAATTAGAAAAAAAGAATTTGAATAAGTACTTTTATCTGACGAGAGAGATACTGAAAAAGCAAGATGATATTGAGTCCGACCTGAGCGAAGAAAGCAGAAAATTATTGGAGAGAATAGGTAGGTTTAATCCTGGATTGGCTGATGGAATAATGAGAGATATGAAAGAGTTGCGCTCGTCTGACCTAGAAGATGTCATGAAGGTCCTTATCAAAAAGATAGAATCTGGAGATATTGAATCAAATGTTTATAGCTTGCTATTCGTAAATTTCTCTGATTACCGTGGTGAAATAATCGAGGCAATAAAAAGGGCGGCTAAACCATTAGAAGCAGGAGATCTTCCATCATTTAAGGCTATGTATTCGGAAGATAAAGATGCAATAGAGAATTTACTTAATGAGTTAAAAAATGTGAAACAAGAAATTAAAGATAGAATTATGAAAACA
- the dinB gene encoding DNA polymerase IV — translation MERTILHSDMNCFYASVEMLHHPELAGKPLAVGGNPEARHGIVLTANYIAKKSGVKTGMALWQAKQVCPEIIFVPPRMDLYLRFSRMAQEIYSEYTDLREPFGIDESWLDVSASTSIKGDGMKIANEISKRIKHELGVTVSIGVSWNKIFAKLGSDYKKPDAITEFSRENYKSLAWNLPAGDLIYVGRSTNKKLQTLGIKTIGELANTEPAILESRLGKMGLVLHTFANGWDETPVCVEGYQAPIKSIGNSTTTPRDLVNDLDVKIILMALSESVASRLRENGFQCKVIEISIRDNELYHFSRQCKLKRPTNITDEIVQATYRLFKDNYRWEHPIRSLGVRGCDLVSDDMPYQLDLFMSEQKREKLEKMDQVVDEIRARFGYQSIQRAFVYQDKILAQLNAREHTVHPQGYFHG, via the coding sequence ATGGAACGTACAATACTTCATTCTGATATGAACTGTTTTTATGCAAGCGTAGAGATGCTGCATCATCCGGAATTAGCGGGAAAGCCATTAGCGGTAGGAGGAAATCCGGAAGCAAGGCACGGAATTGTTCTTACAGCAAATTATATTGCAAAAAAATCTGGCGTGAAAACAGGAATGGCATTATGGCAGGCAAAGCAGGTTTGTCCGGAAATCATTTTTGTGCCTCCAAGAATGGATTTGTATTTGCGATTTTCAAGAATGGCACAAGAAATCTATAGTGAATATACAGATTTGAGAGAACCATTCGGAATTGATGAAAGTTGGCTGGATGTATCTGCCAGCACTTCGATAAAAGGTGATGGAATGAAAATTGCAAATGAAATCAGTAAAAGAATAAAGCATGAGTTGGGAGTCACGGTCAGCATTGGTGTTTCATGGAATAAGATATTTGCAAAACTTGGCTCCGATTATAAAAAGCCTGATGCCATTACAGAGTTCTCAAGAGAAAACTATAAAAGCCTTGCCTGGAACCTTCCGGCAGGAGACTTGATTTATGTCGGGAGAAGCACTAATAAAAAACTGCAGACTTTAGGAATCAAAACAATTGGTGAACTTGCAAATACGGAACCAGCTATATTGGAGAGCCGTCTCGGAAAGATGGGACTGGTATTACACACATTTGCAAATGGCTGGGACGAAACGCCAGTTTGTGTAGAAGGGTATCAAGCTCCAATCAAATCTATTGGAAATAGTACAACGACGCCAAGAGATCTGGTGAATGATTTGGATGTAAAGATTATTTTGATGGCTCTGTCTGAAAGTGTAGCATCCAGATTACGTGAAAATGGATTTCAATGTAAGGTGATTGAAATATCAATTCGTGATAATGAGTTATATCATTTTTCAAGGCAATGCAAATTGAAGCGTCCAACCAATATTACAGATGAAATTGTTCAGGCTACATATCGACTATTTAAAGATAATTACAGATGGGAACACCCTATTAGAAGTCTTGGCGTCCGGGGATGTGATCTGGTATCAGATGATATGCCGTATCAGTTGGACTTATTTATGAGTGAACAGAAAAGAGAAAAGTTGGAAAAGATGGATCAGGTAGTGGATGAAATCCGAGCCAGGTTTGGATACCAAAGCATTCAAAGAGCTTTCGTTTATCAGGATAAGATCCTGGCACAATTAAATGCAAGAGAGCATACGGTTCATCCGCAAGGTTATTTCCACGGATAG
- a CDS encoding helix-turn-helix domain-containing protein gives MKPFKEKVKEHRGQLGLSQKQLAEKAGIGFRTIVTYEAGERFPQSAQLYKLAKALNVSTEYLKDDSIEDPTYGLDRMDYVEEMRQMTSKQDSLNLEEMLRQNQTLFAGGSISEEAKDQYFQAVMEAYLDCKKAAKETFGRKKSENLASIDK, from the coding sequence ATGAAACCCTTTAAAGAGAAAGTAAAAGAACATCGAGGACAACTTGGATTAAGTCAAAAGCAACTGGCAGAAAAAGCTGGGATTGGATTCCGTACCATCGTTACTTATGAAGCTGGAGAACGCTTTCCCCAATCAGCGCAACTCTATAAGCTGGCAAAAGCATTAAATGTATCAACCGAGTATCTGAAGGACGATTCCATCGAAGACCCGACCTATGGACTTGATCGGATGGACTATGTTGAAGAAATGCGTCAGATGACCAGTAAGCAAGATTCTCTTAATCTGGAAGAAATGCTGAGACAAAACCAGACACTTTTTGCCGGAGGCAGCATAAGTGAAGAAGCCAAAGATCAATATTTTCAGGCTGTGATGGAAGCATATCTTGATTGTAAAAAAGCTGCGAAAGAAACTTTCGGCAGAAAAAAATCTGAAAACCTTGCATCTATTGATAAGTAA
- a CDS encoding ImmA/IrrE family metallo-endopeptidase: MTIETIADTVKQLQNKYDETDPFRLAKAMKITVKLRPMGIYEGCCKGFFLISRRMKHITINSDLPELLQKVVLSHELGHCVLHADSAASAPFHEVTLFDNTDHKEYEANIFAAELLLPDEQVLALLNDDLFFFDVAKKLCVPFEMLDFKFRVLKRKGYKVESPVVSQGDFLKKLERAAGKIPYTESC; this comes from the coding sequence TTGACCATTGAAACAATAGCTGACACAGTCAAACAGCTGCAAAACAAATATGATGAAACTGATCCTTTTCGTTTAGCTAAGGCAATGAAAATTACAGTAAAGTTACGCCCAATGGGAATCTATGAAGGATGCTGCAAGGGGTTTTTTCTAATTTCACGGAGAATGAAACATATCACAATCAACAGTGATCTTCCAGAACTATTACAGAAAGTAGTTCTCTCTCACGAACTGGGGCACTGTGTATTACATGCAGACTCTGCAGCCAGTGCACCTTTTCATGAGGTAACTTTATTTGATAATACGGACCATAAAGAATATGAAGCAAACATTTTTGCTGCCGAATTGCTCCTGCCAGATGAACAAGTTCTGGCTCTGCTCAATGATGATTTGTTTTTCTTTGACGTCGCCAAAAAATTGTGCGTTCCATTTGAAATGCTGGATTTCAAATTCCGGGTTTTAAAGCGAAAGGGGTATAAAGTAGAATCTCCTGTAGTGTCACAGGGCGACTTCTTAAAAAAGCTTGAAAGAGCTGCTGGCAAAATACCCTATACCGAATCTTGTTAA
- a CDS encoding MobC family plasmid mobilization relaxosome protein produces MSNRKRNIQILFCVTPEEKKLIRQKMILSKTRNMGAYLRKMAIDGYIINTDTTPIKQVYEEMHKIGVNINQIAKKVNTTGELYPEEMEELKRMVNEIWHILKSSPLK; encoded by the coding sequence ATGTCAAACAGAAAAAGAAACATTCAAATTTTATTTTGTGTTACTCCAGAGGAAAAGAAGCTGATCCGTCAAAAGATGATTTTGTCAAAGACCAGAAACATGGGAGCCTACCTTAGAAAAATGGCTATCGACGGCTATATCATCAACACTGACACAACCCCGATCAAGCAGGTGTATGAAGAGATGCACAAAATCGGTGTAAATATCAATCAAATTGCAAAAAAGGTAAACACCACTGGTGAGTTGTACCCGGAAGAAATGGAAGAATTGAAAAGGATGGTAAACGAGATATGGCATATATTAAAATCTTCCCCATTAAAGTAA
- a CDS encoding relaxase/mobilization nuclease domain-containing protein yields the protein MAYIKIFPIKVTDKKALDYIMNPGKTEEKLLISSFACSPESADLEFAFTREEGKKNVMDKGNNLAFHLIQSFKPGEVDAETAHKLGKEFADEVLKEKYEYVISTHVDQNHIHNHIIFNATSFVDHHKYVSNKRSYHKICRISNRICQENGLVTSMPTGEKGKSYKENMEYHRGNSWKAKLKVAVDKAIWSSINYDEFLQKMKLAGYEIRQGKNLAFRAPEQKNFTNMKSLGSYYTEENVLLRLEKNRHKTKSPRNVSREVRLFVNISAYVSTGNRAGFERWAQLNNLKEAARTFNYLSENNLLNYEDFRQHIADIDNSIIATEQRISELISEISHQELIQKHCSSYRTCRKIIEDAKTAPDPQKYKAAHQSEYKLHDSLKQQLQELGITKLPSPERLQKKIDNLRNERSSAVKEKQDLEKRHSTLNTITANFNTLLSNDAHFKDITERRQKEHDL from the coding sequence ATGGCATATATTAAAATCTTCCCCATTAAAGTAACTGACAAAAAAGCACTGGACTATATTATGAATCCGGGCAAAACCGAAGAGAAATTATTGATTTCCAGTTTCGCCTGTTCCCCTGAATCTGCTGATCTGGAATTTGCTTTCACCAGAGAAGAAGGGAAAAAGAACGTGATGGACAAAGGTAACAATCTGGCATTTCATTTAATTCAATCCTTTAAGCCTGGAGAGGTTGATGCTGAAACCGCACATAAGCTCGGCAAAGAATTTGCTGACGAAGTACTAAAAGAGAAATATGAATATGTCATCAGCACCCACGTTGACCAGAACCATATTCATAACCATATCATTTTTAATGCTACCAGCTTTGTTGACCACCATAAATATGTCTCCAACAAACGCAGCTATCATAAAATCTGCCGAATCAGCAACCGTATTTGTCAGGAAAACGGTCTGGTCACCAGTATGCCAACCGGCGAAAAAGGGAAATCTTATAAAGAAAATATGGAATACCATCGCGGAAACAGCTGGAAAGCAAAACTAAAAGTCGCTGTAGACAAAGCAATCTGGTCCTCTATCAACTATGATGAGTTTCTTCAAAAAATGAAGCTTGCCGGATATGAGATCCGTCAGGGAAAGAACCTGGCTTTCCGGGCACCGGAGCAAAAAAACTTTACAAATATGAAATCTCTGGGTAGCTATTATACGGAAGAAAATGTATTACTCCGCCTTGAGAAAAACCGGCATAAAACAAAATCTCCACGTAACGTCTCCAGAGAAGTACGACTTTTTGTCAATATCTCTGCTTACGTGAGTACCGGCAATCGTGCCGGATTTGAACGGTGGGCACAACTCAATAATCTGAAAGAAGCAGCCCGAACCTTCAACTATCTATCCGAAAACAATTTGCTGAATTACGAAGACTTTAGGCAGCATATTGCTGATATTGATAATTCTATTATTGCTACGGAACAGCGAATTTCTGAATTAATCTCTGAAATATCCCATCAGGAACTTATTCAGAAGCATTGTTCGTCCTATCGTACCTGCAGAAAAATAATTGAAGATGCAAAAACAGCACCGGATCCTCAGAAATATAAAGCTGCTCACCAGTCGGAATACAAACTGCATGATTCCTTAAAACAGCAATTACAGGAGCTGGGCATTACAAAATTACCTTCCCCAGAGAGGCTGCAGAAAAAAATTGACAATCTAAGAAATGAACGTTCCTCTGCTGTCAAGGAAAAGCAAGATTTAGAAAAAAGGCACTCAACATTAAATACCATAACTGCCAATTTCAACACCTTGCTATCCAATGACGCACATTTCAAAGATATTACTGAACGCCGACAAAAGGAACATGATTTATAA
- a CDS encoding IS91 family transposase, which translates to MNILQEIFNDHYEEMIYLLHPRKSIIENVNKMLNCGDSSFGGAMYICDKCGNYKFVPFRCHSRFCPTCGNMYSIDRTTSMSFKLVYCKHRHCVFTIPEELRHFFLEDRSLLNCLFSAVQSVVLRMFYKENKSESFTPGFISVLHTFGRDLKWNPHIHCLISEGAAGNHTAWRRFGHFNFSFLRFAFRTALLNIMQEKLGNSFKPTKALIYRITPDGFYVFAKPKDCEPDKVIKYIGRYLGRPVIATSRIDSYDGDTVTFHYNRHEDNKLMIESIPALEFIERLIRHIPEKHFKMIRYYGIYARHRNSDKRIRRAISKEKHHILLSFNKWRPSILSSFGYDPLKCSHCGNIMSVLEIYYNHKPVSLQEMYERVMAKHACRSPA; encoded by the coding sequence ATGAACATTTTACAGGAAATTTTTAATGACCATTATGAAGAAATGATTTATCTTTTACATCCTCGCAAATCTATCATTGAGAATGTAAATAAGATGCTTAACTGTGGCGACTCTTCCTTCGGTGGGGCAATGTACATCTGTGATAAATGCGGTAATTACAAATTCGTACCTTTTCGCTGTCATAGTCGATTCTGCCCTACTTGTGGAAACATGTACTCCATTGACCGCACTACCTCTATGTCTTTTAAACTGGTTTATTGTAAACACAGACACTGTGTTTTTACGATTCCAGAAGAACTTCGCCACTTTTTTCTTGAAGACCGTTCTCTATTAAACTGTCTTTTTTCTGCTGTCCAAAGTGTTGTGTTACGTATGTTTTATAAAGAAAACAAATCCGAGTCTTTTACACCTGGGTTCATCTCTGTCCTTCATACTTTTGGACGTGATCTCAAATGGAATCCTCATATTCATTGTCTGATTTCTGAAGGTGCTGCAGGAAATCATACTGCCTGGCGTCGGTTCGGACATTTTAACTTTTCTTTTCTTCGTTTCGCTTTCCGTACTGCTCTTTTAAATATCATGCAGGAAAAACTCGGTAATTCCTTTAAACCTACAAAAGCTCTCATTTATCGCATCACTCCAGATGGTTTCTATGTTTTTGCCAAACCTAAGGATTGTGAACCTGATAAAGTTATTAAATACATTGGGCGTTATCTTGGTCGTCCTGTCATTGCGACTTCACGTATTGATTCTTATGATGGAGACACTGTTACTTTTCATTACAACAGACATGAAGATAATAAACTCATGATTGAATCCATTCCTGCATTAGAGTTTATTGAACGCCTCATTCGGCATATCCCTGAAAAACATTTTAAAATGATACGTTATTACGGCATTTATGCTCGTCATCGTAACAGCGATAAGCGGATACGTCGTGCCATTTCAAAAGAAAAGCACCACATCCTTCTCAGTTTTAACAAATGGCGGCCTTCTATTTTATCCTCATTTGGATATGATCCTTTAAAGTGCTCGCATTGTGGAAACATAATGTCTGTTCTTGAGATTTATTACAATCACAAACCTGTTTCTTTGCAAGAAATGTATGAAAGGGTTATGGCTAAACATGCTTGTCGTTCACCTGCCTGA
- a CDS encoding helix-turn-helix domain-containing protein produces MNVKIGQRRGVKYLRIEEYIPKRISELCRKRGYSKYRLSQLTGMSQTALGNIMSRDSIPTIPTLEKICDAFGISLAQFFAGDSGKLDLTSDQTELLDIWDGLEVKEREIVLSLMRSLKK; encoded by the coding sequence ATGAATGTAAAAATAGGTCAGAGAAGAGGTGTAAAATACTTGCGTATAGAAGAGTATATTCCAAAAAGAATCTCTGAATTATGCAGAAAACGTGGGTATTCTAAATATCGACTCTCACAGCTTACGGGAATGTCGCAGACAGCATTAGGAAATATAATGTCCAGAGACAGCATTCCGACGATTCCAACGCTTGAGAAAATATGTGATGCATTTGGAATATCGTTAGCTCAGTTTTTTGCAGGAGACAGTGGCAAATTAGATTTGACATCTGATCAAACAGAGTTATTGGATATATGGGATGGATTGGAAGTTAAAGAAAGAGAGATTGTGTTATCTCTTATGAGGAGTTTAAAGAAATAA
- a CDS encoding type I restriction enzyme HsdR N-terminal domain-containing protein: MYEIKEQLKNLKLPDICVSDGKEYFLDPVRDKMILKTPEEEIRQEIIQFLLKVIHVPSNMLQVEMLLSKYGVDSIRRADLVIDRYTKSKDVISPLAIVECKAPEIMLGDAEIQQVCDYADCLGADYIAVTNGIDMIVARYSEERNQYIELKSFPEYETMLKGEGDVLLVEPPKPRFSYDELENNRDYYCGYEFNPDTPVSMRSFLTNLWECFLDTSHSLPEREYKIFTLLKDYGIRMLSCGNASGGTYQGAYRSFLIKYHEKTFFINLSFFDYGTSTILTVSVDQDNHRPHNALQYSVDKSIVRIGEAYHFYHNGRITVGKIGSGKSAELKELLENLYPVIIKNGKIELGTVHNKELLYMDTPEIITLVENLLSYALIRDEYREICKRKREFDK, encoded by the coding sequence ATGTATGAGATTAAAGAACAGCTGAAAAATTTGAAATTACCGGACATTTGCGTGTCTGATGGGAAAGAATATTTCTTGGATCCGGTGCGTGACAAAATGATATTGAAAACCCCGGAAGAAGAGATCCGGCAGGAGATAATACAATTTTTGTTAAAGGTGATTCATGTGCCATCTAATATGCTGCAGGTGGAAATGCTTTTATCAAAGTATGGTGTGGACAGCATAAGACGTGCGGATTTGGTAATTGACAGATATACAAAAAGCAAAGATGTAATTTCGCCATTAGCAATTGTTGAGTGTAAAGCACCAGAAATTATGCTGGGTGATGCAGAAATTCAGCAAGTATGTGATTATGCAGATTGCCTTGGGGCAGATTATATTGCGGTTACAAACGGTATAGATATGATTGTTGCAAGGTATAGTGAAGAGAGAAATCAGTACATAGAGCTGAAATCATTTCCGGAATATGAAACCATGTTAAAAGGAGAAGGGGATGTGCTGCTGGTGGAGCCTCCAAAACCCCGTTTTTCGTATGATGAGTTGGAGAACAATAGGGATTATTATTGCGGTTATGAATTTAATCCGGATACTCCGGTATCAATGAGGTCATTTTTGACAAATCTGTGGGAATGCTTTCTTGATACCAGTCATAGTCTGCCGGAGAGGGAGTATAAGATTTTCACGTTGCTTAAGGATTATGGTATTAGAATGTTATCATGTGGAAATGCATCCGGTGGAACATATCAGGGGGCATATAGATCATTCCTGATAAAATATCACGAAAAGACTTTTTTTATAAATTTGAGTTTTTTTGATTATGGAACATCTACAATTCTTACAGTTTCAGTGGATCAGGATAATCATAGACCGCATAATGCACTGCAATATTCTGTTGACAAAAGTATTGTTCGGATTGGAGAAGCGTATCATTTTTACCATAATGGCAGAATTACTGTTGGAAAAATTGGAAGTGGCAAGTCTGCTGAACTAAAAGAATTACTTGAAAATCTATATCCTGTTATTATTAAAAATGGAAAAATAGAACTGGGAACGGTACATAATAAAGAATTATTGTATATGGATACGCCTGAAATAATTACTCTGGTGGAAAATTTATTGTCATATGCACTGATAAGGGATGAGTACAGGGAGATATGTAAAAGGAAAAGAGAATTTGATAAATAA